Proteins co-encoded in one Scatophagus argus isolate fScaArg1 chromosome 11, fScaArg1.pri, whole genome shotgun sequence genomic window:
- the pde9aa gene encoding high affinity cGMP-specific 3',5'-cyclic phosphodiesterase 9A isoform X1 gives MGSASSSYRVIYLDVDGRIQKVVFSRFCSPCDIKELFCTALGVPRNTNLSLLDSSGAMVSIDPTMPHNTERSPYRVVPMTGGQLADKEELFQNVLTQVAEQFSRAFKINELKTEVTNRLAMLEKRVELEGMKVVEIEKCRNDIKKLREEMASRNNSNFLEDNKKLTPRRDVPSYPKYHLSKETVEALRLPTFDAWQWEPNEMLSCLEHMYHDLGLVKDFNINPITLKRWLLCIHDNYKNNPFHNFRHCFCVTQMMYSMICLCSLQEKFTQVDILILMTAAVCHDLDHPGFNNTYQINARTELAVRYNDISPLENHHCAVAFQIFSQPDCNIFSNFDPEAFKQIRQGTITLILATDMARHGEILDSFKQKVDNFDYTDEEHVTCLKMVLIKCCDISNEVRPMEVAEPWVDCLLEEYFMQSDREKAEGLPVAPFMDREKVTKPTAQIGFIKFVLIPMFETVMKLFPQIEEAMVQPLRESRDRYEELKQIDDAMNEVQKKKSENLTMGGKKK, from the exons GTGGTGTTCAGCCGGTTCTGCAGCCCGTGTGACATTAAGGAGCTGTTCTGCACCGCCCTTGGTGTGCcgag GAACACCAATCTGTCCCTGCTGGACTCGTCCGGGGCCATGGTGTCCATCGACCCCACCATGccacacaacacagagag GTCACCGTACCGAGTGGTCCCGATGACAGGAGGACAGCTGGCCG ATAAAGAGGAACTCTTTCAGAATGTGCTGACGCAAGTCGCAGAGCAGTTTTCAAG GGCGTTCAAGATCAACGAGCTGAAGACCGAGGTCACCAACCGTCTCGCCATGTTGGAGAAGAGAGTCGAGC TGGAGGGGATGAAGGTGGTGGAGATCGAGAAATGTCGCAACGACATCAAGAAGCTCCGCGAGGAGATGGCATCGAGAAACAACAG taATTTCCTGGAAGACAATAAGAAGTTGACTCCTCGTAGAGACGTGCCCTCCTACCCAAAG taccATCTGTCTAAGGAGACAGTAGAAGCTCTTAGATTGCCTACATTCGATGCTTGGCAGTGGGAGCCCAATGAG ATGCTGAGCTGTCTGGAGCACATGTACCATGACCTGGGTCTGGTCAAAGACTTCAACATCAACCCCATCACACTCAAGAGATGGCTG ctttgCATTCACGACAACTACAAGAACAACCCCTTCCACAACTTCCGCCACTGTTTCTGTGTCACCCAGATGATGTACAGCATGATCTgcctctgcagcctgcag GAGAAGTTCACTCAGGTCGACATTTTGATTCTcatgacagctgctgtgtgccaCGATCTTGATCACCCCGGATTCAACAACAC GTACCAGATCAACGCCAGAACCGAGCTGGCGGTTCGCTACAACGACATCTCGCCGTTGGAGAACCACCACTGTGCCGTGGCCTTCCAGATCTTCTCTCAGCCCGACTGCAACATCTTCTCCAACTTTGACCCCGAGGCCTTCAAACAGATTCGACAG GGAACCATCACGCTGATCCTGGCCACAGACATGGCGCGACACGGGGAGATCCTGGACTCCTTCAAGCAGAAAGTCGACAACTTTGACTACACGGATGAGGAACATGTCACCTGT CTCAAGATGGTGCTGATCAAGTGCTGCGACATCTCCAACGAGGTGCGGCCCATGGAGGTGGCCGAGCCCTGGGTTGACTGCCTGCTCGAGGAGTACTTCATGCAG AGCGACAGGGAGAAGGCCGAGGGGCTTCCCGTGGCTCCCTTCATGGACAGAGAAAAGGTCACCAAGCCGACGGCTCAGATCGGCTTCATCAAGTTCGTCCTCATCCCCATGTTTGAGACCGTGATGAAG CTGTTCCCACAGATCGAGGAGGCGATGGTGCAGCCACTCAGAGAGTCAAGAGACCGATACGAAGAACTCAAACAGATTGATGACGCCATGAACGAG gtgcagaaaaagaaaagtgagaacTTGACGatgggagggaagaagaagtaA
- the pde9aa gene encoding high affinity cGMP-specific 3',5'-cyclic phosphodiesterase 9A isoform X2, with translation MGSASSSYRVIYLDVDGRIQKVVFSRFCSPCDIKELFCTALGVPRNTNLSLLDSSGAMVSIDPTMPHNTERSPYRVVPMTGGQLADKEELFQNVLTQVAEQFSRAFKINELKTEVTNRLAMLEKRVELEGMKVVEIEKCRNDIKKLREEMASRNNSNFLEDNKKLTPRRDVPSYPKYMLSQQTIDALKKPAFDVWLWEANEMLSCLEHMYHDLGLVKDFNINPITLKRWLLCIHDNYKNNPFHNFRHCFCVTQMMYSMICLCSLQEKFTQVDILILMTAAVCHDLDHPGFNNTYQINARTELAVRYNDISPLENHHCAVAFQIFSQPDCNIFSNFDPEAFKQIRQGTITLILATDMARHGEILDSFKQKVDNFDYTDEEHVTCLKMVLIKCCDISNEVRPMEVAEPWVDCLLEEYFMQSDREKAEGLPVAPFMDREKVTKPTAQIGFIKFVLIPMFETVMKLFPQIEEAMVQPLRESRDRYEELKQIDDAMNEVQKKKSENLTMGGKKK, from the exons GTGGTGTTCAGCCGGTTCTGCAGCCCGTGTGACATTAAGGAGCTGTTCTGCACCGCCCTTGGTGTGCcgag GAACACCAATCTGTCCCTGCTGGACTCGTCCGGGGCCATGGTGTCCATCGACCCCACCATGccacacaacacagagag GTCACCGTACCGAGTGGTCCCGATGACAGGAGGACAGCTGGCCG ATAAAGAGGAACTCTTTCAGAATGTGCTGACGCAAGTCGCAGAGCAGTTTTCAAG GGCGTTCAAGATCAACGAGCTGAAGACCGAGGTCACCAACCGTCTCGCCATGTTGGAGAAGAGAGTCGAGC TGGAGGGGATGAAGGTGGTGGAGATCGAGAAATGTCGCAACGACATCAAGAAGCTCCGCGAGGAGATGGCATCGAGAAACAACAG taATTTCCTGGAAGACAATAAGAAGTTGACTCCTCGTAGAGACGTGCCCTCCTACCCAAAG TACATGCTGTCACAACAGACCATAGACGCCCTCAAAAAACCCGCCTTCGACGTCTGGCTGTGGGAGGCCAACGAG ATGCTGAGCTGTCTGGAGCACATGTACCATGACCTGGGTCTGGTCAAAGACTTCAACATCAACCCCATCACACTCAAGAGATGGCTG ctttgCATTCACGACAACTACAAGAACAACCCCTTCCACAACTTCCGCCACTGTTTCTGTGTCACCCAGATGATGTACAGCATGATCTgcctctgcagcctgcag GAGAAGTTCACTCAGGTCGACATTTTGATTCTcatgacagctgctgtgtgccaCGATCTTGATCACCCCGGATTCAACAACAC GTACCAGATCAACGCCAGAACCGAGCTGGCGGTTCGCTACAACGACATCTCGCCGTTGGAGAACCACCACTGTGCCGTGGCCTTCCAGATCTTCTCTCAGCCCGACTGCAACATCTTCTCCAACTTTGACCCCGAGGCCTTCAAACAGATTCGACAG GGAACCATCACGCTGATCCTGGCCACAGACATGGCGCGACACGGGGAGATCCTGGACTCCTTCAAGCAGAAAGTCGACAACTTTGACTACACGGATGAGGAACATGTCACCTGT CTCAAGATGGTGCTGATCAAGTGCTGCGACATCTCCAACGAGGTGCGGCCCATGGAGGTGGCCGAGCCCTGGGTTGACTGCCTGCTCGAGGAGTACTTCATGCAG AGCGACAGGGAGAAGGCCGAGGGGCTTCCCGTGGCTCCCTTCATGGACAGAGAAAAGGTCACCAAGCCGACGGCTCAGATCGGCTTCATCAAGTTCGTCCTCATCCCCATGTTTGAGACCGTGATGAAG CTGTTCCCACAGATCGAGGAGGCGATGGTGCAGCCACTCAGAGAGTCAAGAGACCGATACGAAGAACTCAAACAGATTGATGACGCCATGAACGAG gtgcagaaaaagaaaagtgagaacTTGACGatgggagggaagaagaagtaA
- the pde9aa gene encoding high affinity cGMP-specific 3',5'-cyclic phosphodiesterase 9A isoform X3: protein MVSIDPTMPHNTERSPYRVVPMTGGQLADKEELFQNVLTQVAEQFSRAFKINELKTEVTNRLAMLEKRVELEGMKVVEIEKCRNDIKKLREEMASRNNSNFLEDNKKLTPRRDVPSYPKYHLSKETVEALRLPTFDAWQWEPNEMLSCLEHMYHDLGLVKDFNINPITLKRWLLCIHDNYKNNPFHNFRHCFCVTQMMYSMICLCSLQEKFTQVDILILMTAAVCHDLDHPGFNNTYQINARTELAVRYNDISPLENHHCAVAFQIFSQPDCNIFSNFDPEAFKQIRQGTITLILATDMARHGEILDSFKQKVDNFDYTDEEHVTCLKMVLIKCCDISNEVRPMEVAEPWVDCLLEEYFMQSDREKAEGLPVAPFMDREKVTKPTAQIGFIKFVLIPMFETVMKLFPQIEEAMVQPLRESRDRYEELKQIDDAMNEVQKKKSENLTMGGKKK from the exons ATGGTGTCCATCGACCCCACCATGccacacaacacagagag GTCACCGTACCGAGTGGTCCCGATGACAGGAGGACAGCTGGCCG ATAAAGAGGAACTCTTTCAGAATGTGCTGACGCAAGTCGCAGAGCAGTTTTCAAG GGCGTTCAAGATCAACGAGCTGAAGACCGAGGTCACCAACCGTCTCGCCATGTTGGAGAAGAGAGTCGAGC TGGAGGGGATGAAGGTGGTGGAGATCGAGAAATGTCGCAACGACATCAAGAAGCTCCGCGAGGAGATGGCATCGAGAAACAACAG taATTTCCTGGAAGACAATAAGAAGTTGACTCCTCGTAGAGACGTGCCCTCCTACCCAAAG taccATCTGTCTAAGGAGACAGTAGAAGCTCTTAGATTGCCTACATTCGATGCTTGGCAGTGGGAGCCCAATGAG ATGCTGAGCTGTCTGGAGCACATGTACCATGACCTGGGTCTGGTCAAAGACTTCAACATCAACCCCATCACACTCAAGAGATGGCTG ctttgCATTCACGACAACTACAAGAACAACCCCTTCCACAACTTCCGCCACTGTTTCTGTGTCACCCAGATGATGTACAGCATGATCTgcctctgcagcctgcag GAGAAGTTCACTCAGGTCGACATTTTGATTCTcatgacagctgctgtgtgccaCGATCTTGATCACCCCGGATTCAACAACAC GTACCAGATCAACGCCAGAACCGAGCTGGCGGTTCGCTACAACGACATCTCGCCGTTGGAGAACCACCACTGTGCCGTGGCCTTCCAGATCTTCTCTCAGCCCGACTGCAACATCTTCTCCAACTTTGACCCCGAGGCCTTCAAACAGATTCGACAG GGAACCATCACGCTGATCCTGGCCACAGACATGGCGCGACACGGGGAGATCCTGGACTCCTTCAAGCAGAAAGTCGACAACTTTGACTACACGGATGAGGAACATGTCACCTGT CTCAAGATGGTGCTGATCAAGTGCTGCGACATCTCCAACGAGGTGCGGCCCATGGAGGTGGCCGAGCCCTGGGTTGACTGCCTGCTCGAGGAGTACTTCATGCAG AGCGACAGGGAGAAGGCCGAGGGGCTTCCCGTGGCTCCCTTCATGGACAGAGAAAAGGTCACCAAGCCGACGGCTCAGATCGGCTTCATCAAGTTCGTCCTCATCCCCATGTTTGAGACCGTGATGAAG CTGTTCCCACAGATCGAGGAGGCGATGGTGCAGCCACTCAGAGAGTCAAGAGACCGATACGAAGAACTCAAACAGATTGATGACGCCATGAACGAG gtgcagaaaaagaaaagtgagaacTTGACGatgggagggaagaagaagtaA
- the wdr4 gene encoding tRNA (guanine-N(7)-)-methyltransferase non-catalytic subunit wdr4 isoform X2 gives MTTHEAMAAVGFCGEWIILTCDTKLVAVHTKQSREAFVFDCSAAEKKPKSTNEDHNRFMGTESRDIIMQCIGNVEVSQFVSSVISDDGASEETGSDKILTFAVSPSGKLLALTDDNKRLVLFHCEPSWRCISVRCVVRRCTSLQFSHAEDVLLAADKSGDVYSFSVVEPQTEGELKMGHLSMLLAVTVSPDDRYIITADRDEKIRVSHLGTPYNIQSFCLGHQQFVSALLVPQSHPQWLLSGSGDGTVKLWEYESGRQLQSWDLDELEETRSSDADRQKPAVCRISCSPDARHLAVQCERVSTLHFCSVEDEEKLVSRCRLPLPCCPLDVTFDPAGRLWVLMDCSDAPLRVYAHRGDSWECDAESPELNRVTAAFKPHWDTLEASTRTNKRFEHLHKVSFDNVTAYLQKKQQRLEEQQLKRTKAQQANGKKKAKTETPEAATQS, from the exons ATGACAACACACGAAGCCATGGCTGCTGTCGGCTTCTGCGGAGAGTGGATTATTCTCACCTGCGACACCAAACTGGTCGCGGTTCACACCAAGCAGAGCAG GGAAGCGTTTGTGTTCGACTGCAGCGCTGCCGAGAAGAAGCCGAAGAGCACGAATGAGGATCACAACAG ATTTATGGGAACAGAAAGCAGGGACATCATAATGCAGTGCATTGGGAACGTGGAGGTTTCTCAGTTTGTCTCCTCTGTCATCAGCGATGACGGCGCctcagaggaaacaggaagtgacaaaatCCTCACCTTCGCCGTGTCGCCATCCGGGAAGCTGCTGGCACTGACTGATGACAACAAGAGGCTGGTCCTGTTTCACTGTGAGCCTTCGTGGCGTTGCATCAGCGTCAG gTGTGTGGTGAGGAGGTGCACCTCCCTGCAGTTCAGCCATGCTGAGGACGTGCTGCTGGCGGCTGACAAATCAGGAGACGTTTACTCCTTCTCGGTGGTGGAGCCGCAGACGGAGGGCGAGCTGAAGATGGGACACCTGTCCATGCTGTTAGCTGTG ACCGTGTCGCCGGACGACAGGTACATCATCACAGCCGACCGCGATGAAAAGATCAGAGTGAGTCACCTCGGGACTCCCTACAACATCCAGTCCTTCTGCCTGGGACATCAGCA GTTTGTCAGTGCTCTGCTGGTCCCACAGAGTCATCCACAGTGGCTGCTGTCAGGATCAGGG gacGGCACCGTGAAGCTGTGGGAGTACGAGTCCGGCCGTCAGCTCCAGAGCTGGGACCTGGACGAGCTGGAGGAGACGCGGAGCTCCGACGCTGACAGACAGAAG CCAGCGGTGTGCAGGATCAGCTGCTCTCCTGACGCTCGTCATCTTGCTGTGCAGTGTGAGAG agtGTCCACGCTTCACTTCTGCTctgtggaggatgaggagaagctggTGTCACGCTGCAGGCTCCCGCTGCCCTGCTGCCCCCTGGacgtgacctttgaccccgCGGGACGGCTGTGGGTGCTAATGGACTGCAGCGACGCACCGCTGCGAGTGTACGCCCACAGAGGAGACTCCTGGGAG TGTGACGCTGAGAGCCCCGAGCTGAACCGAGTGACTGCAGCCTTCAAGCCGCACTGGGACACACTCGAGG CTTCCACCAGGACTAACAAGCGCTTTGAGCACCTGCACAAGGTGAGCTTTGACAACGTGACGGCGTACctgcagaagaagcagcagaggctggaggagcagcagctgaagaggaCGAAGGCGCAGCAAGCAAACGGCAAGAAGAAGGCCAAGACGGAGACGCCAGAGGCCGCCACTCAGTCCTGA
- the wdr4 gene encoding tRNA (guanine-N(7)-)-methyltransferase non-catalytic subunit wdr4 isoform X3 — protein MTTHEAMAAVGFCGEWIILTCDTKLVAVHTKQSREAFVFDCSAAEKKPKSTNEDHNSDDGASEETGSDKILTFAVSPSGKLLALTDDNKRLVLFHCEPSWRCISVRCVVRRCTSLQFSHAEDVLLAADKSGDVYSFSVVEPQTEGELKMGHLSMLLAVTVSPDDRYIITADRDEKIRVSHLGTPYNIQSFCLGHQQFVSALLVPQSHPQWLLSGSGDGTVKLWEYESGRQLQSWDLDELEETRSSDADRQKKPAVCRISCSPDARHLAVQCERVSTLHFCSVEDEEKLVSRCRLPLPCCPLDVTFDPAGRLWVLMDCSDAPLRVYAHRGDSWECDAESPELNRVTAAFKPHWDTLEASTRTNKRFEHLHKVSFDNVTAYLQKKQQRLEEQQLKRTKAQQANGKKKAKTETPEAATQS, from the exons ATGACAACACACGAAGCCATGGCTGCTGTCGGCTTCTGCGGAGAGTGGATTATTCTCACCTGCGACACCAAACTGGTCGCGGTTCACACCAAGCAGAGCAG GGAAGCGTTTGTGTTCGACTGCAGCGCTGCCGAGAAGAAGCCGAAGAGCACGAATGAGGATCACAACAG CGATGACGGCGCctcagaggaaacaggaagtgacaaaatCCTCACCTTCGCCGTGTCGCCATCCGGGAAGCTGCTGGCACTGACTGATGACAACAAGAGGCTGGTCCTGTTTCACTGTGAGCCTTCGTGGCGTTGCATCAGCGTCAG gTGTGTGGTGAGGAGGTGCACCTCCCTGCAGTTCAGCCATGCTGAGGACGTGCTGCTGGCGGCTGACAAATCAGGAGACGTTTACTCCTTCTCGGTGGTGGAGCCGCAGACGGAGGGCGAGCTGAAGATGGGACACCTGTCCATGCTGTTAGCTGTG ACCGTGTCGCCGGACGACAGGTACATCATCACAGCCGACCGCGATGAAAAGATCAGAGTGAGTCACCTCGGGACTCCCTACAACATCCAGTCCTTCTGCCTGGGACATCAGCA GTTTGTCAGTGCTCTGCTGGTCCCACAGAGTCATCCACAGTGGCTGCTGTCAGGATCAGGG gacGGCACCGTGAAGCTGTGGGAGTACGAGTCCGGCCGTCAGCTCCAGAGCTGGGACCTGGACGAGCTGGAGGAGACGCGGAGCTCCGACGCTGACAGACAGAAG AAGCCAGCGGTGTGCAGGATCAGCTGCTCTCCTGACGCTCGTCATCTTGCTGTGCAGTGTGAGAG agtGTCCACGCTTCACTTCTGCTctgtggaggatgaggagaagctggTGTCACGCTGCAGGCTCCCGCTGCCCTGCTGCCCCCTGGacgtgacctttgaccccgCGGGACGGCTGTGGGTGCTAATGGACTGCAGCGACGCACCGCTGCGAGTGTACGCCCACAGAGGAGACTCCTGGGAG TGTGACGCTGAGAGCCCCGAGCTGAACCGAGTGACTGCAGCCTTCAAGCCGCACTGGGACACACTCGAGG CTTCCACCAGGACTAACAAGCGCTTTGAGCACCTGCACAAGGTGAGCTTTGACAACGTGACGGCGTACctgcagaagaagcagcagaggctggaggagcagcagctgaagaggaCGAAGGCGCAGCAAGCAAACGGCAAGAAGAAGGCCAAGACGGAGACGCCAGAGGCCGCCACTCAGTCCTGA
- the wdr4 gene encoding tRNA (guanine-N(7)-)-methyltransferase non-catalytic subunit wdr4 isoform X1, with product MTTHEAMAAVGFCGEWIILTCDTKLVAVHTKQSREAFVFDCSAAEKKPKSTNEDHNRFMGTESRDIIMQCIGNVEVSQFVSSVISDDGASEETGSDKILTFAVSPSGKLLALTDDNKRLVLFHCEPSWRCISVRCVVRRCTSLQFSHAEDVLLAADKSGDVYSFSVVEPQTEGELKMGHLSMLLAVTVSPDDRYIITADRDEKIRVSHLGTPYNIQSFCLGHQQFVSALLVPQSHPQWLLSGSGDGTVKLWEYESGRQLQSWDLDELEETRSSDADRQKKPAVCRISCSPDARHLAVQCERVSTLHFCSVEDEEKLVSRCRLPLPCCPLDVTFDPAGRLWVLMDCSDAPLRVYAHRGDSWECDAESPELNRVTAAFKPHWDTLEASTRTNKRFEHLHKVSFDNVTAYLQKKQQRLEEQQLKRTKAQQANGKKKAKTETPEAATQS from the exons ATGACAACACACGAAGCCATGGCTGCTGTCGGCTTCTGCGGAGAGTGGATTATTCTCACCTGCGACACCAAACTGGTCGCGGTTCACACCAAGCAGAGCAG GGAAGCGTTTGTGTTCGACTGCAGCGCTGCCGAGAAGAAGCCGAAGAGCACGAATGAGGATCACAACAG ATTTATGGGAACAGAAAGCAGGGACATCATAATGCAGTGCATTGGGAACGTGGAGGTTTCTCAGTTTGTCTCCTCTGTCATCAGCGATGACGGCGCctcagaggaaacaggaagtgacaaaatCCTCACCTTCGCCGTGTCGCCATCCGGGAAGCTGCTGGCACTGACTGATGACAACAAGAGGCTGGTCCTGTTTCACTGTGAGCCTTCGTGGCGTTGCATCAGCGTCAG gTGTGTGGTGAGGAGGTGCACCTCCCTGCAGTTCAGCCATGCTGAGGACGTGCTGCTGGCGGCTGACAAATCAGGAGACGTTTACTCCTTCTCGGTGGTGGAGCCGCAGACGGAGGGCGAGCTGAAGATGGGACACCTGTCCATGCTGTTAGCTGTG ACCGTGTCGCCGGACGACAGGTACATCATCACAGCCGACCGCGATGAAAAGATCAGAGTGAGTCACCTCGGGACTCCCTACAACATCCAGTCCTTCTGCCTGGGACATCAGCA GTTTGTCAGTGCTCTGCTGGTCCCACAGAGTCATCCACAGTGGCTGCTGTCAGGATCAGGG gacGGCACCGTGAAGCTGTGGGAGTACGAGTCCGGCCGTCAGCTCCAGAGCTGGGACCTGGACGAGCTGGAGGAGACGCGGAGCTCCGACGCTGACAGACAGAAG AAGCCAGCGGTGTGCAGGATCAGCTGCTCTCCTGACGCTCGTCATCTTGCTGTGCAGTGTGAGAG agtGTCCACGCTTCACTTCTGCTctgtggaggatgaggagaagctggTGTCACGCTGCAGGCTCCCGCTGCCCTGCTGCCCCCTGGacgtgacctttgaccccgCGGGACGGCTGTGGGTGCTAATGGACTGCAGCGACGCACCGCTGCGAGTGTACGCCCACAGAGGAGACTCCTGGGAG TGTGACGCTGAGAGCCCCGAGCTGAACCGAGTGACTGCAGCCTTCAAGCCGCACTGGGACACACTCGAGG CTTCCACCAGGACTAACAAGCGCTTTGAGCACCTGCACAAGGTGAGCTTTGACAACGTGACGGCGTACctgcagaagaagcagcagaggctggaggagcagcagctgaagaggaCGAAGGCGCAGCAAGCAAACGGCAAGAAGAAGGCCAAGACGGAGACGCCAGAGGCCGCCACTCAGTCCTGA